One region of Salvelinus namaycush isolate Seneca chromosome 3, SaNama_1.0, whole genome shotgun sequence genomic DNA includes:
- the LOC120039974 gene encoding dual specificity mitogen-activated protein kinase kinase 4-like isoform X3: MEFKHTMATPSPNNSTTSTSHNSNNAGSTGSHHHQSQSQHITTMSSMQGKRKALKLNFANPPIKPTTRFTLNTAGPPFQNPHIERLRTHSIESSGRLKTAGGDCDFTAEDLKDLGEIGRGAYGSVNKMVHKPSNQIMAVKRIRSTVDEKEQKQLLMDLDVVMRSSDCLYIVQFYGALFREGDCWICMELMSTSFDKFYKYVYCALDDVIPEEILGKITLATVKALNHLKEYLKIIHRDIKPSNILLDRNGNIKLCDFGISGQLVDSIAKTRDAGCRPYMAPERIDPSASRQGYDVRSDVWSLGITLYELATGRFPYPKWNSVFDQLTQVVKGEPPQLTNSEDRQFSPKFINFVNLCLTKDESKRPKYKELLKHAFILMYEERSVDVASYVCRILDQMPTSPSSPMYVD, from the exons ATGGAATTCAAACACACAATGGCGACTCCCAGCCCCAATAACTCAACAACATCTACCAGCCACAACAGCAATAACGCAGGATCTACAGGCTCACATCACCATCAATCCCAGTCGCAACATATAACAACAATGAGCAGTATGCAAG GTAAACGCAAAGCACTGAAGTTAAATTTTGCCAATCCCCCGATTAAACCAACGACCAGATTCACTCTGAATACAGCAGGACCCCCATTCCAGAACCCCCACAT AGAGAGGCTGCGTACGCATAGTATCGAGTCGTCAGGGAGGTTGAAGACCGCTGGTGGCGATTGTGACTTCACGGCTGAGGACCTCAAGGACCTGGGGGAGATTGGGCGGGGCGCTTACGGCTCTGTCAACAAGATGGTGCACAAGCCCAGCAACCAGATAATGGCTGTCAAG AGGATTAGGTCAACGGTTGATGAGAAGGAACAGAAGCAGCTGCTAATGGACCTGGATGTGGTCATGAGGAGTAGTGACTGTCTCTACATAGTTCAGTTTTACGGGGCTCTTTTCAGAGAG GGGGACTGTTGGATATGTATGGAACTTATGTCTACCTCCTTCGACAAATTCTACAAATATGTATATTGTGCTTTAGATGATGTGATTCCAGAGGAAATATTAGGCAAAATAACATTAGCT ACTGTGAAAGCACTTAACCACTTAAAAGAATACTTGAAAATAATTCACAGAG ACATCAAGCCATCCAACATCCTCCTGGACAGGAATGGCAACATTAAGCTTTGTGATTTTGGCATCAGTGGGCAGCTGGTGGACTCCATTGCCAAAACCAGAGATGCAGGGTGCAGACCGTACATGGCA CCTGAGAGGATAGACCCAAGTGCCTCCAGACAAGGCTATGACGTCCGGTCAGACGTATGGAGTTTGGGGATAACACTG tacGAGCTGGCGACTGGGCGGTTTCCCTATCCAAAGTGGAACAGTGTGTTTGACCAGTTGACACAGGTGGTGAAGGGAGAACCTCCACAGCTTACCAACTCAGAAGACAGGCAGTTCTCCCCCAAATTCATCAACTTTGTCAATCTGTG CCTTACAAAGGATGAGTCAAAAAGGCCAAAGTACAAAGAGCTTCTG AAACATGCTTTCATTCTGATGTATGAGGAGCGCTCGGTGGATGTTGCCAGTTACGTCTGCAGAATCCTGGATCAGATGCCTACTTCTCCCAGCTCCCCCATGTACGTTGACTGA
- the LOC120039974 gene encoding dual specificity mitogen-activated protein kinase kinase 4-like isoform X2: MEFKHTMATPSPNNSTTSTSHNSNNAGSTGSHHHQSQSQHITTMSSMQESNTCWRCQSETGKRKALKLNFANPPIKPTTRFTLNTAGPPFQNPHIERLRTHSIESSGRLKTAGGDCDFTAEDLKDLGEIGRGAYGSVNKMVHKPSNQIMAVKRIRSTVDEKEQKQLLMDLDVVMRSSDCLYIVQFYGALFREGDCWICMELMSTSFDKFYKYVYCALDDVIPEEILGKITLATVKALNHLKEYLKIIHRDIKPSNILLDRNGNIKLCDFGISGQLVDSIAKTRDAGCRPYMAPERIDPSASRQGYDVRSDVWSLGITLYELATGRFPYPKWNSVFDQLTQVVKGEPPQLTNSEDRQFSPKFINFVNLCLTKDESKRPKYKELLKHAFILMYEERSVDVASYVCRILDQMPTSPSSPMYVD, from the exons ATGGAATTCAAACACACAATGGCGACTCCCAGCCCCAATAACTCAACAACATCTACCAGCCACAACAGCAATAACGCAGGATCTACAGGCTCACATCACCATCAATCCCAGTCGCAACATATAACAACAATGAGCAGTATGCAAG AATCCAACACGTGCTGGAGATGTCAGAGTGAAAcag GTAAACGCAAAGCACTGAAGTTAAATTTTGCCAATCCCCCGATTAAACCAACGACCAGATTCACTCTGAATACAGCAGGACCCCCATTCCAGAACCCCCACAT AGAGAGGCTGCGTACGCATAGTATCGAGTCGTCAGGGAGGTTGAAGACCGCTGGTGGCGATTGTGACTTCACGGCTGAGGACCTCAAGGACCTGGGGGAGATTGGGCGGGGCGCTTACGGCTCTGTCAACAAGATGGTGCACAAGCCCAGCAACCAGATAATGGCTGTCAAG AGGATTAGGTCAACGGTTGATGAGAAGGAACAGAAGCAGCTGCTAATGGACCTGGATGTGGTCATGAGGAGTAGTGACTGTCTCTACATAGTTCAGTTTTACGGGGCTCTTTTCAGAGAG GGGGACTGTTGGATATGTATGGAACTTATGTCTACCTCCTTCGACAAATTCTACAAATATGTATATTGTGCTTTAGATGATGTGATTCCAGAGGAAATATTAGGCAAAATAACATTAGCT ACTGTGAAAGCACTTAACCACTTAAAAGAATACTTGAAAATAATTCACAGAG ACATCAAGCCATCCAACATCCTCCTGGACAGGAATGGCAACATTAAGCTTTGTGATTTTGGCATCAGTGGGCAGCTGGTGGACTCCATTGCCAAAACCAGAGATGCAGGGTGCAGACCGTACATGGCA CCTGAGAGGATAGACCCAAGTGCCTCCAGACAAGGCTATGACGTCCGGTCAGACGTATGGAGTTTGGGGATAACACTG tacGAGCTGGCGACTGGGCGGTTTCCCTATCCAAAGTGGAACAGTGTGTTTGACCAGTTGACACAGGTGGTGAAGGGAGAACCTCCACAGCTTACCAACTCAGAAGACAGGCAGTTCTCCCCCAAATTCATCAACTTTGTCAATCTGTG CCTTACAAAGGATGAGTCAAAAAGGCCAAAGTACAAAGAGCTTCTG AAACATGCTTTCATTCTGATGTATGAGGAGCGCTCGGTGGATGTTGCCAGTTACGTCTGCAGAATCCTGGATCAGATGCCTACTTCTCCCAGCTCCCCCATGTACGTTGACTGA
- the LOC120039974 gene encoding dual specificity mitogen-activated protein kinase kinase 4-like isoform X1, with amino-acid sequence MEFKHTMATPSPNNSTTSTSHNSNNAGSTGSHHHQSQSQHITTMSSMQESNTCWRCQSETGFQINLSGAPTSKRKALKLNFANPPIKPTTRFTLNTAGPPFQNPHIERLRTHSIESSGRLKTAGGDCDFTAEDLKDLGEIGRGAYGSVNKMVHKPSNQIMAVKRIRSTVDEKEQKQLLMDLDVVMRSSDCLYIVQFYGALFREGDCWICMELMSTSFDKFYKYVYCALDDVIPEEILGKITLATVKALNHLKEYLKIIHRDIKPSNILLDRNGNIKLCDFGISGQLVDSIAKTRDAGCRPYMAPERIDPSASRQGYDVRSDVWSLGITLYELATGRFPYPKWNSVFDQLTQVVKGEPPQLTNSEDRQFSPKFINFVNLCLTKDESKRPKYKELLKHAFILMYEERSVDVASYVCRILDQMPTSPSSPMYVD; translated from the exons ATGGAATTCAAACACACAATGGCGACTCCCAGCCCCAATAACTCAACAACATCTACCAGCCACAACAGCAATAACGCAGGATCTACAGGCTCACATCACCATCAATCCCAGTCGCAACATATAACAACAATGAGCAGTATGCAAG AATCCAACACGTGCTGGAGATGTCAGAGTGAAAcag GGTTTCAGATAAACCTGTCTGGAGCTCCCACAA GTAAACGCAAAGCACTGAAGTTAAATTTTGCCAATCCCCCGATTAAACCAACGACCAGATTCACTCTGAATACAGCAGGACCCCCATTCCAGAACCCCCACAT AGAGAGGCTGCGTACGCATAGTATCGAGTCGTCAGGGAGGTTGAAGACCGCTGGTGGCGATTGTGACTTCACGGCTGAGGACCTCAAGGACCTGGGGGAGATTGGGCGGGGCGCTTACGGCTCTGTCAACAAGATGGTGCACAAGCCCAGCAACCAGATAATGGCTGTCAAG AGGATTAGGTCAACGGTTGATGAGAAGGAACAGAAGCAGCTGCTAATGGACCTGGATGTGGTCATGAGGAGTAGTGACTGTCTCTACATAGTTCAGTTTTACGGGGCTCTTTTCAGAGAG GGGGACTGTTGGATATGTATGGAACTTATGTCTACCTCCTTCGACAAATTCTACAAATATGTATATTGTGCTTTAGATGATGTGATTCCAGAGGAAATATTAGGCAAAATAACATTAGCT ACTGTGAAAGCACTTAACCACTTAAAAGAATACTTGAAAATAATTCACAGAG ACATCAAGCCATCCAACATCCTCCTGGACAGGAATGGCAACATTAAGCTTTGTGATTTTGGCATCAGTGGGCAGCTGGTGGACTCCATTGCCAAAACCAGAGATGCAGGGTGCAGACCGTACATGGCA CCTGAGAGGATAGACCCAAGTGCCTCCAGACAAGGCTATGACGTCCGGTCAGACGTATGGAGTTTGGGGATAACACTG tacGAGCTGGCGACTGGGCGGTTTCCCTATCCAAAGTGGAACAGTGTGTTTGACCAGTTGACACAGGTGGTGAAGGGAGAACCTCCACAGCTTACCAACTCAGAAGACAGGCAGTTCTCCCCCAAATTCATCAACTTTGTCAATCTGTG CCTTACAAAGGATGAGTCAAAAAGGCCAAAGTACAAAGAGCTTCTG AAACATGCTTTCATTCTGATGTATGAGGAGCGCTCGGTGGATGTTGCCAGTTACGTCTGCAGAATCCTGGATCAGATGCCTACTTCTCCCAGCTCCCCCATGTACGTTGACTGA